GTGCAGGTTGCCGTGCATCCGCGCGAACGTCACGAACGCGAGGTTGGCGGCGTTGAGCATCAGCTCGACGCACATGAACACCACGATCGCGTTGCGCCGCAGCAGCACTCCGACCGCGCCGATGGTGAAGAGCAGTGCCGACAGGTAGAGATAGTTCGCGGGGTCCATCACCGCTCCTCCCCTCGCTTCTCGGGTCCCCGGTTGCCGTGCGCCCGGTGCTCCTGCCCGGGTGGCGGCAGGCCGA
This region of Rhodococcus sp. Z13 genomic DNA includes:
- the nuoK gene encoding NADH-quinone oxidoreductase subunit NuoK is translated as MDPANYLYLSALLFTIGAVGVLLRRNAIVVFMCVELMLNAANLAFVTFARMHGNLHGQVFAFFTMVVAAAEVVVGLAIIVTIFRTRRSASVDNADLLKY